GAGTACAGAATAAGTGGGCATCATCCTGAGTAAATCCACGTACTCTTGTCAAGCCGTGAAGCTCTCCACTTTGCTCATATCTGTAAACAGTACCGAACTCTGCATATCTTTTTGGAAGATCCCTGTAGCTCCATTGTGAAGTTTTGTAGATTTCACAGTGGTGAGGACAGTTCATAGGCTTCAGCAAAAATTCTTCACCTTCATTCGGTGTTTTAATAGGCTGGAAACTGTCTGCCCCATATTTATCCCAGTGTCCTGAAGTCACATACAGCTCTTTTGAACCAATATGCGGGGACATCACGAATTCATAGCCTCCTTTTTTCTGAGCCTCACTAAGGAAGTTTTCTAATTTTCTTCTTAATGCAGTACCTTTTGGAAGCCATAGCGGAAGTCCGGCACCCACTTTTTCAGAGAATGCGAAAATCCCTAATTCTTTTCCAAGTTTTCTGTGATCCCTTCTTTTTGCTTCTTCCAATCTTTCCAGATATTCTGTAAGCTCTTTCTGTTTTGGGAAAGAAATACCGTAAACCCTTGTCAATTGGGGGTTCTTTTCATCACCTCTCCAGTATGCTCCTGCTGCATTTAATATTTTTACGGCCTTTACAATTCCTGTATTGGGAATATGACCTCCACGGCATAAATCCGTGAAATTATCATGAGTTACAAAAGTAATTTCTCCGTCATTAAGATTGGAGATCAGTTCTACTTTATAAGGATTATCTGCATAAGTTTTTAATGCCTCTTCTTTGGAAACAGGATAGAGGGAGAATGTAGAACCTTTCTTAGCATTCTCTAAAACTTTCTTTTCAATCTTTTCAAAGTCCTTTTCAGATAAACTTTCGTCTCCAAAATCTACGTCATAATAAAATCCATTTTCTATGGCTGGGCCGATAGTAAGCTTAGCATCAGGATAAAATTCAAGGATGGCCTGCGCCAGAAGGTGGGCAGAAGAATGCCAGAAAGCTTTCTTTCCAAGATCATCATTCCATGTCAATAGCTGTACCGTAGAATCCGTCGTTATAGGTGTGGTAATCTCTACTTGTTTGCCGTTTACGACTGCGGAAATGGTATTTCTAGCCAATCCTTCGCTTATAGATTTTGCCACATCTAAAGGAGTTACTTCTCCCTCGAATTCTTTGACACTATTGTCTGGAAGTGTAATTTTTATCATTGTTTACTATGAAATTTTAAGATGCAAAAATACGCATTTTTTATTTAAAATGGTATATTAACGTATATTTGAATAAATAAATAATTCAAAATAATGAAAAACCTATTAACGGTATTTACTGTTTTATTTTTCACATTCTCTTTTTCACAAAAAAAAGCCCCAAAATTTCAGGTTTCTTACAGCAAAAATATAGATACTTATTTTTTAGCTGAGATCCTTTCAGCTGAGCATAGGAAGATCAATAAAGATTTTGAATTATTCAAGATTAAAGAGTGCTCAACCTACCAGCCTATTGTAAAAAGAGCATTGGAAAAATATGGGCATCTGAAAAATTCTAAAATCGCTCATCTTACTGCAAAGATTAATGATACGCTACTCAGTAAATATGGCATTGGAAATGACGCAATCATGAAACCGCTTTTATCACATAAAGAATTTCCATTAAAAGGCTGGAATGATGACTATTTATTTGAAAAAAATACGCTGACCAAAGTACAAAATGATGAAATAACATTCCTTATTAAAAACTACATCTCAGAATTGCAGCAATTTTATATACAGGAAAAAATTGGAGATTTCTTTTCAGAGAATAAAACATTCTATGAAGGTGGAATTAAAGAATATTACCAACAGATTCCCGCGAATTTTGTTTCAGCAATGGAACATTACTATGGAGAAAGATTTGGCAGCTATACTGTTTTCATTTCACCAATGATGATGTGGCCAATAGAAGATAATGAAGGTCGTGGCATTGGTACTGATATACAACATTCGGGAGGAAAGAAAAGTATTTATGAAGTTGCAAGCCCTTTTATGAGAGTGGTAAAAGAAGGGGAATTTGGATATAACAACCAGTTTCAGGCGAGGTTTTTAACCATTCATGAGTTTGGTCATGCATTTGTAAATAAGGAAGTCTATCAGAATAAGGATAAGCTCAATATGTTTAAGGATTTGTTTGAAAAATCAAACTTAAAAGAAATCATGACAAAAACAGGTGGCGTTGCCGATTATCAGACTTGCGTGGTAGAACATCTGGTAAGGTTGGGGGAAATTGAAACAGCTATTATACAGAATGATCTTGAACGTGCTAAAAAACTAGAGGCCTATCATCTGAAAAATCATTTTATTTTTCTCCCTCAGTTAGAAAGAAAGATAAAGGAATACAATGCTAACAGAAAAAAATATAAGAAATTCGGAGATTTTGTTCCGGAACTCTTAAAAGTATTTGAAAATAGTGATATTAAGTGGATTAATAAAGAACTCGACATAAATAAAGATAAAATATAATGAATGAAATGAATTTTGATTTACACTGTGATTTATTGTATTATCTGCTAAGAAAAAATTCAAAACCAGATGACAGGGAGTTGGGGTGTTCATTGCCCTATTTAAAAGAAGGAAATGTAAAATTACAGATAATGGCCATTTACACGGCTACAGCTAAGAACAGCACGGCCGAAGGAATCAGGCAAAGTGAGGTATTCGCTGATTTATTGAATACTGATGATTTCTTCCTGTTTGATCCTTCAAATTATGAAGCAGACGAAAATAAGGATCGGGCAGGAGTACTTGCTTCCATAGAAAATGCATCCTCATTTTGTGAAGAGGATTCTGACCTCGAAACAGGTTTTAAAAACCTGG
The sequence above is drawn from the Chryseobacterium daecheongense genome and encodes:
- a CDS encoding DUF4932 domain-containing protein translates to MKNLLTVFTVLFFTFSFSQKKAPKFQVSYSKNIDTYFLAEILSAEHRKINKDFELFKIKECSTYQPIVKRALEKYGHLKNSKIAHLTAKINDTLLSKYGIGNDAIMKPLLSHKEFPLKGWNDDYLFEKNTLTKVQNDEITFLIKNYISELQQFYIQEKIGDFFSENKTFYEGGIKEYYQQIPANFVSAMEHYYGERFGSYTVFISPMMMWPIEDNEGRGIGTDIQHSGGKKSIYEVASPFMRVVKEGEFGYNNQFQARFLTIHEFGHAFVNKEVYQNKDKLNMFKDLFEKSNLKEIMTKTGGVADYQTCVVEHLVRLGEIETAIIQNDLERAKKLEAYHLKNHFIFLPQLERKIKEYNANRKKYKKFGDFVPELLKVFENSDIKWINKELDINKDKI
- the thrS gene encoding threonine--tRNA ligase, with the protein product MIKITLPDNSVKEFEGEVTPLDVAKSISEGLARNTISAVVNGKQVEITTPITTDSTVQLLTWNDDLGKKAFWHSSAHLLAQAILEFYPDAKLTIGPAIENGFYYDVDFGDESLSEKDFEKIEKKVLENAKKGSTFSLYPVSKEEALKTYADNPYKVELISNLNDGEITFVTHDNFTDLCRGGHIPNTGIVKAVKILNAAGAYWRGDEKNPQLTRVYGISFPKQKELTEYLERLEEAKRRDHRKLGKELGIFAFSEKVGAGLPLWLPKGTALRRKLENFLSEAQKKGGYEFVMSPHIGSKELYVTSGHWDKYGADSFQPIKTPNEGEEFLLKPMNCPHHCEIYKTSQWSYRDLPKRYAEFGTVYRYEQSGELHGLTRVRGFTQDDAHLFCTPDQLSEEFEKVIDLTLYVFKSLGFEDFVTQVSLRDPENKEKYIGSDENWEKAENAIINAAEKKGLKTVIEYGEAAFYGPKLDFMVKDALGRKWQLGTIQVDYNLPERFDLHYIGNDNEKHRPVMIHRAPFGSMERFIAILLENTAGDFPLWLSPDQYIILPISEKYVDYAKKVSQFLENHDISGLIDDRNEKTGKKIRDAELKKIPFMIVIGENEEKDGTVSVRRRGEGDLGVMKMEDFVNYFKKEAAI